One Enterococcus silesiacus genomic window carries:
- a CDS encoding cell surface protein, with protein MKFINLKSAAVLMILGSMTASGMNAYAEENYERNYQSGGLVEFVPDTDPTDPVDPTNPDPNNPVAPWDPTTPDHKPTPGTDGPLSIDFASSIDFGKNKITNKDELYYAEPQYLWNEDHSDFEPASAKPNYVQISDKRGTNGGWTLTVKQDAQFKNEATLNKELTGSQIKFTQGQAASNSTSVVAPKTVDMTLVPGTTTNVMAADKGAGAGTWVDRFGTLEEVEINGQTVKKNKAITLSVPGTTPKDAVKYETTLIWSLTDVPGNATEAE; from the coding sequence ATGAAATTTATCAATTTAAAATCAGCAGCAGTATTAATGATTCTAGGATCAATGACTGCTTCAGGAATGAACGCATATGCAGAGGAAAATTATGAAAGAAACTATCAAAGTGGCGGTCTCGTTGAATTTGTTCCGGATACAGATCCAACTGATCCCGTTGATCCAACGAATCCAGATCCTAACAATCCTGTGGCGCCTTGGGATCCAACAACACCTGACCACAAACCGACCCCAGGAACAGATGGCCCATTAAGTATAGATTTTGCATCAAGCATTGACTTTGGTAAAAATAAAATTACCAACAAAGATGAATTATACTATGCAGAACCACAATATTTATGGAATGAAGATCATTCAGACTTTGAACCAGCTTCTGCAAAACCTAACTATGTCCAAATATCTGATAAACGTGGAACAAACGGTGGTTGGACACTGACAGTTAAACAAGATGCACAATTCAAAAATGAAGCAACATTAAACAAAGAGTTAACAGGTTCACAGATTAAATTTACGCAAGGTCAAGCTGCGTCAAATAGCACAAGTGTAGTAGCACCAAAAACTGTTGATATGACTTTAGTGCCAGGAACAACTACCAACGTTATGGCAGCAGATAAAGGTGCGGGCGCAGGTACTTGGGTAGACCGTTTTGGCACACTTGAAGAGGTTGAAATCAATGGTCAAACAGTGAAAAAAAATAAAGCAATCACGTTATCTGTACCAGGAACAACACCAAAAGATGCAGTGAAATATGAAACAACATTAATTTGGTCCTTAACAGATGTACCAGGAAATGCAACAGAAGCAGAATAA
- a CDS encoding cell surface protein gives MKSIKLATTAGVLLFSTVLFGTQALAAPGVLPANRDTDAQVKFIEDDAPTDPTDPTNPDPEKPVVPVDPTNPDQPVEPGTNGPLSLDYASILDFGTQLISNKNQTYFAKPQYLKDKDGNVDEVNPVPNYAQVTDKRGGEKGWALSVKQNGQFKSLTNKKELTGAQITFLNGEAATVSSSNAPSTVKETFSLGTDGIGVAENVMAATTGEGFGTWVYRFGDATTMKESIKLDVPGSTVKEADTYKTTLTWTLTDIPENTEE, from the coding sequence ATGAAATCAATCAAATTAGCAACAACAGCAGGAGTATTATTATTTAGCACAGTATTATTTGGCACACAAGCACTAGCTGCACCAGGTGTTTTGCCTGCAAATCGTGACACAGATGCACAAGTAAAATTTATAGAAGATGATGCGCCAACCGATCCTACTGATCCAACCAACCCAGATCCAGAAAAACCAGTTGTTCCAGTAGATCCAACCAACCCAGATCAACCAGTAGAACCAGGTACAAATGGACCGTTAAGTTTAGATTATGCTTCAATTTTAGACTTTGGGACGCAACTGATTTCTAACAAAAATCAAACCTACTTTGCAAAACCTCAATATTTAAAAGACAAAGATGGCAATGTTGACGAAGTAAATCCAGTACCTAACTACGCTCAAGTAACAGACAAACGTGGTGGTGAAAAAGGCTGGGCGCTTAGTGTGAAACAAAATGGTCAATTTAAATCGTTAACAAATAAAAAAGAATTAACTGGTGCCCAAATCACTTTCCTAAACGGTGAAGCAGCTACAGTATCTTCTTCAAACGCCCCAAGTACTGTGAAAGAAACATTCAGCTTAGGGACTGATGGTATTGGTGTAGCTGAAAATGTGATGGCTGCAACTACAGGCGAAGGCTTTGGTACTTGGGTTTATCGTTTTGGGGATGCAACAACAATGAAAGAAAGTATTAAATTAGACGTTCCAGGTTCTACAGTTAAAGAAGCAGATACTTACAAAACAACTTTAACTTGGACTTTAACAGATATTCCAGAAAACACTGAAGAATAA
- a CDS encoding cell wall anchor protein: MLKLKRLWIFSLILFISLVGFMPKVEASELKFSVEPVLPENQRSKGHTYFDLNMKQNQKQTLKVHMRNDTDKEVIVKPSIHAATTNINGVVEYGESNTKVDETIQYNIEDIVKSSVDEIKVPANGETDLDLNVQMPEAKFKGVLAGGITLEEKEAEKKEEKNKAQGLAIENKYAYVVAVVLHESEEKVASELKLAKVEPGQVNVRNVINATIQNTQPKYMNQLSVNTKITKKGEKEVLYSSEKEGMQMAPNSSFDYPVSLKGEALKPGKYTLDMTATSMKQDWHFTQDFEIKADVAKKLNKTDVSIKKENNWMYLLIALLFILIIILLVVLLFKKKKEKQVNTNKGKLKKKKKKNKSR, translated from the coding sequence ATGTTAAAATTAAAAAGGTTATGGATTTTTTCTTTAATCCTATTTATTAGTTTAGTAGGTTTTATGCCAAAAGTAGAGGCTTCAGAACTAAAATTTAGTGTTGAACCGGTACTTCCAGAAAATCAAAGGAGTAAAGGACATACTTATTTTGATTTGAATATGAAACAAAATCAAAAGCAAACACTAAAAGTCCACATGCGCAATGATACAGATAAAGAAGTAATTGTGAAGCCATCCATTCATGCAGCGACAACGAATATCAATGGTGTTGTTGAATATGGTGAGTCAAATACCAAGGTTGATGAGACAATTCAATATAATATTGAAGACATTGTTAAATCGTCTGTGGACGAGATCAAGGTTCCAGCTAATGGAGAAACAGACTTAGACTTGAATGTTCAAATGCCAGAAGCAAAATTTAAGGGAGTTTTAGCAGGAGGAATTACTTTAGAAGAAAAAGAAGCAGAAAAAAAAGAGGAAAAAAATAAAGCACAAGGGCTGGCTATTGAAAATAAATATGCCTATGTTGTAGCTGTTGTCTTACATGAATCAGAGGAAAAAGTTGCTTCAGAATTAAAACTTGCCAAAGTAGAACCTGGACAAGTAAATGTTCGAAATGTGATTAATGCAACGATTCAAAATACTCAACCTAAGTATATGAACCAACTATCCGTCAATACAAAGATTACTAAAAAGGGCGAAAAAGAGGTATTATACTCTTCTGAAAAAGAAGGGATGCAAATGGCACCGAATAGTTCTTTCGACTATCCAGTCTCACTAAAAGGAGAAGCGTTGAAGCCAGGTAAATATACATTGGACATGACAGCAACCTCTATGAAACAAGATTGGCATTTTACCCAAGATTTTGAAATTAAAGCCGATGTTGCTAAAAAACTAAATAAAACAGACGTAAGTATTAAAAAGGAAAATAACTGGATGTATCTCTTGATTGCTCTTTTATTTATTTTAATTATCATTTTACTGGTGGTACTCTTATTTAAGAAGAAAAAAGAAAAACAGGTGAATACCAACAAAGGAAAATTGAAAAAGAAAAAAAAGAAGAATAAGAGCCGATAA